A genome region from Meriones unguiculatus strain TT.TT164.6M chromosome 2, Bangor_MerUng_6.1, whole genome shotgun sequence includes the following:
- the Tlr2 gene encoding toll-like receptor 2 — protein MIPALWTFWTLLAMTGLSKEGCCAQVPLSCDTAGKCDGRSRSFTSIPSGLTAAMKSLDLSNNKITYIGHEDLRACVSLRALTLESSGINTIEDDAFSSLGSLEHLDLSDNHLSNLSSSWFRPLSSLKYLNLMGNPYRTLGGTSLFSSLTKLQTLRVGSADAFSGLRRIDFLGLTSLDELEIKASGLRNYEPKSLKAIQNIHHLTLHLRESTFLLGIFADILSSVRCLELRETSMTSFLFSELSANESTSLMKKLAFRNARLTDKSFNEFLKLLPYISELSEVEFDDCTLDGIGNFDPPESDIVRELGKVETLTIRRLHIPNFYLFYDLHTVYSLLQKVKRITVENSKVFLVPCLFSQNLKSLEFLDLSENLMVEEYLKNSACEGAWPALQTLILRQNHLRSIERTGEILLTLKNLTALDISRNSFGLMPDTCQWPEKMRFLNLSSTGIQAIKACIPPTLEVLDVSNNNLNSFSLLLPWLRELHISRNKLKTLPDASFLPVLLVMKISENAISTFSEDQLSSFPNLESLEAGANHFICSCEFLSFTLGQRPALAQVLVGWPDSYLCDSPPRLHGQKIQDARPSVLECHQAALVSGVCCALLLMILLIGGLCYHFHGLWYLRMMWAWLQAKRKPKRAPCREVCYDAFVSYSEQDSHWVEHLMVQRLENGDPPFKLCLHKRDFVPGKWIIDNIIDSIEKSHKTVFVLSENFVRSDWCKYELDFSHFRLFEENNDATILVLLEPIEKKAIPQRFCKLRKIMNTKTYLEWPLDAAQQEVFWANLRTAIKS, from the coding sequence ATGATACCTGCTCTTTGGACCTTCTGGACTTTGCTGGCCATGACAGGCCTCTCCAAGGAAGGCTGTTGTGCTCAGGTTCCTCTGTCGTGTGACACTGCTGGCAAATGTGATGGCCGCTCCAGGTCTTTCACCTCTATTCCTTCAGGACTCACAGCAGCCATGAAGAGCCTTGACCTCTCTAACAACAAGATCACCTACATTGGCCATGAGGACCTGCGGGCATGTGTGAGCCTCCGGGCTCTGACACTGGAGTCCAGCGGAATCAACACCATTGAGGATGATGCCTTTTCCTCCCTGGGCAGTCTTGAACATTTGGACTTGTCTGATAACCACTTGTCTAACTTATCTTCCTCCTGGTTCAGGCCCCTTTCCTCCTTGAAATACTTAAACTTAATGGGAAATCCTTACAGGACTCTGGGGGGAACGTCACTGTTTTCTAGCCTCACAAAATTACAAACCCTCAGAGTAGGAAGTGCTGATGCCTTCAGTGGGCTTAGGAGAATAGATTTTCTTGGGCTGACTTCTCTCGACGAACTTGAAATTAAAGCATCAGGTCTCCGGAATTATGAGCCCAAAAGTCTAAAGGCGATTCAAAACATCCATCACCTGACCCTCCACCTGAGGGAATCTACTTTCCTGTTGGGGATTTTTGCAGACATTCTGAGTTCTGTGAGATGTTTGGAACTGCGGGAGACTAGCATGACCAGCTTCCTCTTTTCAGAACTGTCTGCTAATGAAAGCACTTCACTGATGAAAAAGCTAGCATTCCGAAATGCACGCCTCACCGACAAAAGCTTTAATGAATTTCTGAAACTGTTGCCTTACATTTCAGAACTGTCCGAGGTAGAATTTGATGACTGCACCCTCGATGGAATTGGCAATTTCGACCCGCCAGAGTCAGACATCGTGAGAGAGCTGGGTAAAGTGGAAACGCTAACAATCCGGAGGCTGCACATCCCgaacttttacttattttatgatcTACATACTGTGTATTCCCTCCTGCAGAAAGTTAAGCGAATCACGGTAGAAAACAGTAAGGTTTTTCTggttccttgtttgttttctcagaattTAAAATCATTAGAATTCTTGGACCTCAGTGAAAATTTGATGGTTGaagaatatttgaaaaactcAGCTTGTGAGGGCGCCTGGCCTGCTCTACAAACCTTAATTTTGAGACAGAACCATTTGAGATcaatagaaagaactggagagattTTGCTGACCCTGAAAAACCTGACAGCCCTTGACATCAGCAGGAACAGCTTTGGTCTTATGCCTGACACTTGTCAGTGGCCGGAGAAGATGCGCTTCCTGAACCTGTCCAGTACAGGGATACAGGCCATAAAAGCATGCATTCCTCCGACACTAGAAGTGTTGGATGTTAGTAACAACAATCTCAATTCATTTTCTTTGCTCTTGCCTTGGCTCCGAGAGCTCCATATTTCCAGAAATAAGCTGAAGACTCTCCCAGAtgcctccttcctccctgtgTTACTGGTCATGAAGATCAGCGAGAACGCAATAAGCACTTTCTCTGAAGACCAGCTTAGTTCTTTTCCCAACCTGGAGAGTCTGGAAGCAGGGGCCAACCACTTCATCTGCTCCTGTGAATTTCTGTCCTTCACGCTGGGCCAGAGGCCAGCCCTGGCCCAGGTCCTGGTCGGCTGGCCAGACAGCTACTTGTGTGACTCCCCGCCCCGCCTGCATGGCCAGAAAATCCAGGATGCCCGGCCCTCAGTCTTGGAGTGCCACCAGGCTGCACTGGTGTCTGGTGTCTGCTGTGCCCTTCTCCTGATGATCCTGCTCATAGGCGGCCTGTGCTACCATTTCCATGGGCTGTGGTACCTGCGGATGATGTGGGCATGGCTTCAGGCCAAGAGGAAGCCCAAGAGGGCTCCTTGCAGGGAGGTTTGCTATGACGCCTTTGTTTCTTACAGCGAGCAGGACTCCCACTGGGTGGAGCACCTCATGGTCCAGCGGCTGGAGAACGGTGACCCGCCCTTCAAGCTGTGTCTCCACAAGCGAGACTTTGTTCCTGGCAAGTGGATCATTGACAACATCATTGATTCCATTGAAAAGAGCCACAAAACGGTGTTCGTGCTTTCTGAGAACTTTGTGCGGAGCGATTGGTGCAAATACGAACTGGACTTCTCCCACTTCAGGCTCTTCGAAGAGAACAATGACGCCACCATCCTCGTTTTGCTGGAGCCCATAGAGAAGAAAGCCATCCCCCAGCGCTTCTGCAAACTGCGCAAGATAATGAATACCAAGACCTACCTGGAGTGGCCCTTAGATGCTGCTCAGCAGGAAGTATTCTGGGCAAATCTGAGAACTGCAATAAAGTCGTAG